A genomic stretch from Spirochaetaceae bacterium includes:
- a CDS encoding fumarate reductase/succinate dehydrogenase flavoprotein subunit, with amino-acid sequence MAAISLDGNVPGGALAEKWSRHRFDVTLVNPANKRHYSIIVVGSGLAGASAAASLAELGYGVRCFCIQDSPRRAHSIAAQGGINAAKNYPNDGDSVYRLFYDTIKGGDYRSREANVYRLAEVSNAIIDQCVAQGVPFAREYSGLLANRSFGGAQVSRTFYARGQTGQQLLLGAYSALSRQIGLGNVQMHPRHEMLELVVIDGAARGIVTRDLVTGRLHSHAADAVVLATGGYGNLYYLSTNAKASNVTATWRAHKRGALFANPCFVQIHPTCIPVSGEHQSKLTLMSESLRNDGRVWVPRTQGDARAPAGIPEAERNYYLEERYPAFGNLVPRDVASRAAKEVCDRGYGVGATGQAVYLDLRDAIDRIGRTAIEQKYGNLFQMYEQITGEDAYETPMRIYPAVHYTMGGLWVDYNLMSTVPGLFVLGEANFSDHGANRLGASALMQGLADGYFVLPATIGSYLAAGGPKTADTGHAAFRDAERDAAERTGKLLAVSGNQPVDHFHRELGRIMWDRCGMSRNADGLREAAGKIPELRERFWREVNVPGSGGDLNQPLERAGRVADFLEFAEVVIGDALARGESCGSHFREEYQSEDNEALRNDADYAYVAAWEHRGVGEPAALHREQLDFEEVHPTVRSYK; translated from the coding sequence ATGGCCGCGATCTCCCTGGACGGCAACGTTCCCGGCGGTGCGCTGGCGGAAAAGTGGTCGCGCCACCGGTTCGACGTGACCCTGGTCAACCCGGCCAACAAGCGCCACTACTCGATCATCGTGGTGGGCAGCGGCCTGGCCGGCGCCTCCGCCGCCGCCTCGCTGGCCGAGCTTGGCTACGGGGTGCGCTGCTTCTGCATCCAGGACAGCCCGCGCCGCGCGCACAGCATCGCCGCCCAGGGCGGCATCAACGCGGCCAAGAACTACCCGAACGACGGCGACTCCGTGTACCGGCTGTTCTACGACACCATCAAGGGCGGCGACTACCGCTCGCGCGAGGCCAACGTGTACCGGCTGGCCGAGGTCAGCAACGCCATCATCGACCAGTGCGTGGCGCAGGGGGTGCCGTTCGCGCGCGAGTACAGCGGCCTGCTCGCCAACCGCTCGTTCGGCGGCGCGCAGGTGTCGCGCACCTTCTACGCGCGCGGCCAGACCGGCCAGCAGCTCCTGCTCGGCGCCTACAGCGCCCTGAGCCGGCAAATCGGCCTCGGCAACGTGCAGATGCACCCGCGCCACGAGATGCTGGAGCTGGTGGTGATCGACGGCGCCGCGCGCGGCATCGTGACCCGCGACCTGGTGACCGGGCGGCTGCACTCGCACGCTGCCGACGCGGTGGTGCTGGCCACCGGCGGCTACGGCAACCTGTACTACCTGTCCACCAACGCCAAGGCGAGCAACGTCACCGCCACCTGGCGCGCGCACAAGCGCGGCGCGCTGTTCGCCAACCCGTGCTTCGTGCAGATTCACCCCACCTGCATCCCGGTATCGGGCGAGCACCAGTCCAAGCTCACCCTGATGAGCGAGAGTCTGCGCAACGACGGGCGCGTGTGGGTGCCGCGGACGCAGGGCGACGCGCGTGCACCGGCCGGCATTCCCGAGGCGGAGCGCAACTACTACCTGGAGGAGCGCTACCCGGCGTTCGGCAACCTGGTGCCGCGCGACGTCGCCTCGCGCGCCGCCAAGGAGGTGTGCGACCGCGGCTACGGGGTGGGCGCCACCGGCCAGGCGGTGTACCTGGACCTGCGCGACGCGATCGACCGAATCGGGCGCACCGCCATCGAGCAGAAGTACGGCAACCTGTTCCAGATGTACGAGCAGATCACCGGCGAGGACGCCTACGAGACGCCGATGCGCATCTACCCCGCCGTGCACTACACCATGGGCGGGCTGTGGGTGGACTACAACCTGATGAGCACGGTGCCGGGGCTGTTCGTGCTCGGCGAGGCCAACTTCTCCGATCACGGCGCCAACCGGCTCGGCGCCAGCGCCCTGATGCAGGGGCTCGCGGACGGCTACTTCGTGCTGCCGGCCACCATCGGCAGCTACCTCGCCGCGGGCGGGCCGAAGACGGCCGATACCGGCCACGCCGCCTTCCGGGACGCCGAGCGTGACGCCGCCGAGCGCACCGGCAAGCTGCTCGCGGTGTCGGGCAACCAGCCGGTGGACCACTTCCACCGCGAGCTCGGGCGCATCATGTGGGACCGCTGCGGGATGTCGCGCAACGCCGACGGGCTGCGCGAGGCGGCCGGCAAGATCCCGGAGCTGCGCGAGCGGTTCTGGCGCGAGGTGAACGTGCCCGGCTCGGGCGGCGACCTGAACCAGCCGCTGGAGCGCGCCGGGCGGGTGGCCGATTTCCTGGAGTTCGCCGAGGTGGTGATCGGCGACGCGCTGGCGCGCGGCGAGTCGTGCGGCTCGCACTTTCGCGAAGAGTACCAGTCGGAGGACAACGAGGCGCTGCGCAACGACGCCGACTACGCCTACGTGGCGGCCTGGGAACACCGCGGCGTGGGCGAGCCGGCCGCCCTGCACCGCGAGCAGTTGGATTTCGAGGAGGTGCACCCCACGGTGCGCAGCTACAAGTGA
- a CDS encoding 4Fe-4S binding protein: MAKTAQNFYKSIPELPKAMQTKRRKPKLMAVVDEDNCTGCQVCVPFCPVDCISPVDTDVYDNRPIPPVQIRFNECIGCQICARVCTQLTWDAIRMLPTAQFEEQYGITVEG; encoded by the coding sequence ATGGCCAAGACGGCACAGAATTTCTACAAGTCGATCCCCGAGCTTCCCAAGGCGATGCAGACCAAGCGGCGCAAGCCGAAGCTCATGGCCGTGGTGGACGAAGACAACTGTACCGGTTGCCAGGTGTGCGTACCGTTCTGTCCGGTCGACTGTATCAGCCCGGTCGATACGGACGTGTATGACAACCGCCCCATTCCGCCGGTGCAGATCCGCTTCAACGAGTGCATCGGCTGCCAGATCTGCGCGCGCGTGTGCACCCAGCTCACCTGGGATGCCATCCGCATGCTACCAACGGCGCAATTCGAGGAACAGTACGGCATTACGGTCGAGGGTTAG
- a CDS encoding succinate dehydrogenase cytochrome b subunit — translation MRWLLDLLSTSIGKKVLMALTGLFLVLFLAVHLYGNLYLYVGEEAFNHHAEAISGSALIRIVEVVLFLAIVAHAASGVQLTIRNRRARPQRYRVKRRAGFSTLASRSMIVSGSVVFIFIVVHLRNFFYEARFGRAAAGESLYRVVTETFALPGYAALYVIAMILLGLHLAHGFLSALRTLGIEHQRYTPLLRGVGLVLAVGFAAAFASMPIAFFARSLA, via the coding sequence ATGCGTTGGTTGCTCGACCTGCTTTCCACCTCCATCGGCAAGAAGGTGCTGATGGCGCTCACCGGTTTGTTCCTGGTGCTGTTCCTGGCCGTGCATCTGTACGGCAACCTGTACCTGTACGTGGGTGAGGAAGCGTTCAACCACCATGCCGAGGCGATCTCCGGCAGCGCGTTGATCCGCATCGTGGAGGTGGTGCTGTTCCTGGCGATCGTCGCCCACGCGGCAAGCGGCGTACAGTTGACCATCCGCAACCGGCGCGCGCGCCCGCAGCGCTACCGCGTGAAGCGGCGTGCCGGCTTCAGCACCCTGGCCTCGCGCAGCATGATCGTATCCGGCAGCGTGGTGTTCATCTTCATCGTCGTGCACCTGCGCAACTTCTTCTACGAGGCCCGCTTCGGGCGTGCGGCCGCGGGCGAGTCGCTGTACCGGGTGGTGACCGAAACGTTCGCGCTGCCCGGCTACGCGGCGCTCTACGTGATCGCCATGATCCTGCTCGGTCTGCACCTGGCGCACGGTTTTCTGAGCGCGCTGCGCACCCTCGGCATCGAGCACCAGCGCTACACGCCGCTGTTGCGCGGGGTGGGACTGGTGCTGGCGGTGGGGTTCGCCGCCGCGTTCGCCTCCATGCCGATCGCGTTCTTCGCCCGGAGCCTCGCCTGA
- a CDS encoding FAD-dependent oxidoreductase — protein MSTISGRPARVAIVGSGPSGFYAADALIKADQDVAIDMYDRLPTPFGLVRGGVAPDHPKIKNVIRIYERTAKQPAFSFLGNVLVGSDVTVEELRAHYDAVIFTCGAETDRTLNIPGIELPGSHTATEFVGWYNGHPDYLDRSFDLTQEVAVVIGQGNVAVDVTRVLAKTVDELKDTDIAAHALDALATSKVKEVHMIGRRGPVQAAFTNKEIRELGELADCDLVFNDLGDFELNPASQAELDDRANIGAGRNWKVLEELRVLQPAGKSRRIVVHFFRSPRELTGNGRVRSLVLERNRLAGEANDQWAEGTGETDTMACGLFFRSVGYRGVEIPGVPFEARRGVFPNEAGRIVDDGAPVPGMYAAGWIKRGPSGVIGTNKPDSVETVQKLLEDLPSLPGCATPDTGSIQDLLGSRGVRVVSYADWQKIDAAEVARGKPHGKPREKLTTVAEMLAVLD, from the coding sequence ATGAGTACCATTTCAGGACGGCCCGCGCGGGTCGCCATCGTGGGCAGCGGACCTTCCGGGTTCTATGCGGCCGACGCACTGATCAAGGCCGACCAGGACGTGGCCATCGACATGTACGACCGCCTGCCGACGCCGTTCGGCCTGGTTCGCGGCGGGGTCGCCCCCGATCATCCCAAGATCAAGAACGTCATCCGCATCTACGAGCGCACCGCCAAGCAGCCAGCGTTCAGCTTCCTCGGGAACGTGCTCGTGGGCAGCGACGTAACCGTGGAGGAGCTGCGCGCGCACTACGACGCGGTGATCTTTACCTGTGGGGCGGAGACCGACCGCACCCTGAACATTCCCGGCATCGAGTTGCCCGGCAGTCACACGGCGACCGAGTTCGTGGGCTGGTACAACGGCCATCCGGACTACCTCGACCGCTCCTTCGACCTGACGCAGGAGGTGGCGGTGGTGATCGGCCAGGGCAATGTTGCCGTCGACGTCACGCGCGTGCTCGCCAAGACGGTGGACGAATTGAAGGACACCGATATCGCCGCCCACGCGCTCGACGCCCTCGCGACGAGCAAGGTGAAGGAAGTGCACATGATCGGGCGCCGCGGGCCGGTGCAGGCGGCGTTCACCAACAAGGAGATCCGTGAGCTCGGCGAGCTCGCCGACTGCGACCTGGTGTTCAACGACCTCGGCGACTTCGAGCTGAATCCGGCCAGCCAGGCGGAGCTGGACGACCGCGCCAACATCGGCGCCGGCCGCAACTGGAAGGTACTGGAGGAGTTGCGCGTCCTGCAGCCGGCCGGCAAGAGCCGCCGCATCGTCGTGCACTTCTTCCGGAGCCCGCGCGAGCTGACCGGCAACGGCCGGGTGCGGTCGCTAGTGCTGGAGCGCAACCGGCTGGCTGGCGAGGCGAACGACCAGTGGGCGGAGGGCACCGGCGAGACCGACACCATGGCGTGCGGGCTGTTCTTCCGCAGCGTCGGCTACCGCGGCGTGGAGATCCCGGGCGTGCCGTTCGAGGCGCGGCGCGGGGTGTTTCCCAACGAGGCGGGGCGTATCGTCGACGATGGCGCGCCGGTACCGGGCATGTACGCTGCCGGCTGGATCAAGCGCGGCCCGTCCGGGGTGATCGGCACCAACAAGCCGGACAGCGTGGAGACGGTGCAGAAGCTGCTGGAGGATCTGCCCTCGCTGCCCGGCTGCGCTACGCCGGACACCGGGTCTATTCAGGATCTGCTCGGCTCGCGCGGCGTTCGCGTGGTCAGCTACGCCGACTGGCAGAAGATCGACGCCGCCGAGGTGGCGCGCGGCAAGCCGCACGGCAAACCGCGCGAAAAGCTCACCACCGTGGCGGAGATGCTCGCCGTACTGGACTGA
- a CDS encoding (2Fe-2S) ferredoxin domain-containing protein, which produces MSHSLRICVGPTCGVNFSSDLLAETEDRPRSDLTVERCGCLGHCEEGPNLLLNGTVYVDMTPDRLRDLVGALPSLPVGLEVTG; this is translated from the coding sequence ATGAGCCACAGTCTGCGCATCTGCGTCGGCCCCACCTGCGGCGTCAACTTCTCGAGCGACCTGCTCGCCGAAACGGAGGACCGTCCGCGCTCCGACCTGACCGTGGAGCGCTGCGGCTGCCTCGGACACTGCGAAGAGGGACCCAACCTGCTGCTCAACGGCACCGTGTACGTGGACATGACGCCGGACCGGCTGCGCGACCTGGTGGGCGCCCTGCCGTCGCTGCCGGTCGGCCTGGAGGTAACAGGATGA
- a CDS encoding ferredoxin family protein, with protein MAYIITEPCIGTCDTSCVEVCPVDCIHPAEGFDDPADKQLYIDPDECIDCAACVPECPVDAIYEESEVPDKWAHFIEINAEYFR; from the coding sequence ATGGCGTACATCATCACAGAGCCGTGCATTGGCACCTGCGACACCTCGTGCGTCGAGGTGTGCCCGGTGGACTGCATCCATCCGGCGGAAGGTTTCGACGACCCGGCGGACAAGCAGCTCTATATCGACCCCGACGAGTGCATCGACTGCGCGGCCTGCGTGCCCGAGTGTCCGGTCGATGCGATCTACGAGGAGAGCGAAGTGCCCGACAAGTGGGCACACTTCATCGAGATCAACGCCGAATACTTCAGGTAG
- a CDS encoding aryl-sulfate sulfotransferase: protein MPRPRASAAQALLATVLTALILGACTAAIEAGDAPSDTGAAEEETGAGVGGAQPETGDHPPGSDDAAGAPGVTPPGTGEDQPGTVDPPDPVMVRLSSLVVSGGDGAMYPAFADDILHYALYCSESPTLSVAAETEHDGAHLTLLRADSADNTETAVSATGALSASVTVDEDHDLAIEVSAGGETAIYVVHCLPAAFPAVNVTKTDQVKDGLLLMTPTYGGYHDRITYLAVLDNNGVPRFHRLLTDANFWAMNFQYHGGGRFSVSRRPLLNVADSAFGNWQIDLLNDELEVTSTVTTVSPLSQTDGHDFQVAGDEHDERYVLLSYYDDELRDFSEYGGSASQRTRDSVIQRRTVAGESQFTWNSWDHRDVLQVGNDCRVGEYPDTYAHLNGLQLLPDGDFVASFRGCSQVLRIDGSTGAVEWKLGGTAPAADSGAEFLEMVDNPDVIEEFCGQHHVTLTSSETVVMYDNGVQCIGTRKNSAPFSRAVEYDISSGTHAVYKREYRAPDGQGYFPYRGGVHVLDAFGGKVHWLINWGGSASDRTATVDNTIAVSEVDPDTGTAHMEVTMFKDSLDAWSYRVYRVPEAALDLPLNLP from the coding sequence TTGCCCCGGCCGCGCGCATCCGCCGCGCAGGCGCTGCTCGCAACGGTGCTGACCGCCCTGATCCTCGGCGCGTGCACGGCGGCCATCGAAGCCGGCGATGCTCCCTCCGACACCGGAGCCGCCGAGGAAGAAACCGGGGCCGGCGTCGGCGGCGCGCAGCCCGAAACCGGCGACCACCCGCCCGGCTCGGACGACGCCGCGGGCGCACCGGGAGTGACTCCTCCCGGCACCGGCGAAGACCAACCCGGCACGGTCGACCCGCCCGATCCGGTCATGGTGAGGCTGTCCTCGCTCGTGGTGTCCGGCGGCGACGGCGCCATGTATCCGGCGTTCGCGGACGACATACTGCACTACGCGCTGTACTGCAGCGAATCGCCCACGCTCAGCGTCGCGGCGGAGACCGAGCACGACGGCGCGCACCTGACCCTGCTGCGCGCCGACAGCGCCGACAATACGGAAACCGCGGTCTCCGCCACCGGCGCCCTGAGTGCGAGCGTCACGGTGGACGAAGACCACGACCTCGCAATCGAGGTCAGCGCCGGCGGCGAAACCGCCATCTACGTCGTGCACTGCCTGCCCGCGGCTTTCCCGGCCGTCAACGTTACCAAGACCGACCAGGTCAAGGACGGGCTGCTGCTCATGACGCCAACCTACGGCGGGTACCATGACCGCATCACCTACCTGGCGGTACTCGACAACAACGGCGTGCCGCGCTTTCACCGCCTGCTTACCGACGCCAACTTCTGGGCGATGAACTTCCAGTATCACGGCGGCGGACGCTTTTCGGTTTCCCGGCGGCCGCTGCTGAACGTTGCCGACTCCGCATTCGGCAACTGGCAGATCGACCTGCTCAATGACGAGCTCGAGGTGACGTCGACCGTGACCACGGTGTCACCGCTGTCGCAGACCGACGGGCACGACTTTCAGGTCGCCGGGGATGAACACGATGAACGGTACGTGTTGCTGTCCTACTACGACGACGAACTGCGCGACTTCAGCGAGTATGGTGGATCGGCGTCACAGCGTACCCGCGACTCGGTGATCCAGCGCAGGACGGTGGCGGGAGAGTCGCAATTCACGTGGAATTCCTGGGACCATCGAGATGTGCTCCAGGTAGGCAATGACTGCAGGGTGGGCGAATACCCCGATACCTACGCGCACCTCAATGGGCTGCAGTTGCTCCCGGATGGCGACTTCGTGGCGTCGTTCCGCGGCTGTTCCCAGGTCCTGCGCATCGACGGCTCGACCGGCGCCGTGGAGTGGAAGCTCGGCGGCACCGCTCCGGCCGCGGACTCCGGTGCAGAGTTCCTGGAGATGGTGGACAATCCGGACGTCATCGAGGAATTCTGTGGACAGCACCACGTCACGCTGACCTCCTCCGAAACCGTCGTGATGTACGACAACGGCGTCCAGTGCATCGGCACCAGAAAGAACAGCGCGCCATTCTCGCGCGCCGTGGAGTACGACATTTCCTCCGGCACCCATGCGGTGTACAAGCGCGAATACCGTGCGCCTGACGGCCAGGGCTACTTCCCCTACCGCGGCGGAGTACACGTGCTGGACGCCTTCGGCGGCAAGGTGCACTGGCTGATCAACTGGGGTGGCAGCGCATCCGACCGAACCGCCACGGTGGACAATACGATCGCGGTGAGCGAAGTCGACCCGGATACCGGCACCGCGCACATGGAGGTGACCATGTTCAAGGACTCCCTCGATGCCTGGAGCTACCGGGTCTACCGGGTGCCCGAGGCTGCGCTTGATCTCCCTCTGAATCTGCCCTAG
- a CDS encoding P-loop NTPase, whose product MVTKDQVLGALSQIVDPDLGRDIVALGFITRLEIEDGHVLVEIRITTPACPVRDQFKSEAERLVGALPGTRSVTVTITSAPQPAAAARSAARRPGAARESGLDRVGALIAVASCKGGVGKSTVAAALACELARRGHRVGLLDTDIFGPSIPTLFDCRDLDLQAGPGNTLLPAQVGAVGALKLMSFGFWLGDAPAVMRGPMVTNYIQQLLHGVQWGALDYLFLDLPPGTGDIQLTITQAVQLNGAVVVTTPQPLALADVGKGIVMFDKVSVPVLGVVENMAWFEAGGERHPVFGSDGVRQLQERFGVELLGRLPLDPQRYGRTFGGEFDLPEVAAAADRMVRALGKASVAQESIGVEHDDRCITLRWADGKTVSVANRELRSSCRCAHCVNEYTGERTADPAAIAADIRAKEVRTVGNYALSITWSDGHSTGLFPYSTIERLAAAAVA is encoded by the coding sequence ATGGTTACCAAGGATCAGGTACTGGGCGCGTTGTCGCAGATCGTCGACCCCGATCTTGGGCGCGACATCGTGGCGCTCGGTTTCATCACCCGTCTGGAAATCGAGGACGGGCACGTGCTGGTGGAGATTCGCATCACCACACCCGCGTGCCCGGTGCGCGACCAGTTCAAGTCGGAGGCGGAACGCTTGGTGGGAGCGTTGCCGGGGACCAGATCGGTCACCGTGACCATCACCAGCGCGCCACAGCCGGCCGCGGCCGCCCGATCCGCCGCCCGGCGGCCGGGAGCCGCCCGGGAGAGCGGACTCGACCGGGTGGGAGCGTTGATTGCGGTCGCCTCCTGCAAGGGCGGGGTGGGCAAGTCCACCGTGGCGGCGGCGCTGGCCTGCGAGCTCGCGCGGCGCGGCCATCGCGTCGGGTTGCTGGACACCGACATCTTCGGACCATCCATTCCGACCCTGTTCGACTGCCGCGACCTGGACCTGCAGGCGGGTCCCGGCAACACGCTGCTGCCGGCCCAGGTCGGCGCGGTCGGCGCGCTCAAGCTGATGTCGTTCGGGTTCTGGCTCGGCGACGCGCCGGCGGTGATGCGCGGACCGATGGTCACCAATTACATCCAGCAACTGCTGCACGGCGTGCAGTGGGGCGCGTTGGACTACCTGTTCCTCGATCTGCCGCCCGGCACCGGTGACATTCAGCTCACCATTACCCAGGCGGTGCAACTGAACGGCGCCGTCGTGGTGACCACGCCGCAGCCGCTGGCGCTCGCCGACGTCGGCAAGGGCATCGTGATGTTCGACAAGGTGAGCGTGCCGGTGCTCGGCGTGGTGGAGAACATGGCATGGTTCGAAGCCGGCGGTGAACGTCACCCCGTGTTCGGCAGCGACGGCGTCCGGCAGCTCCAGGAGCGGTTCGGCGTGGAGCTGCTCGGCCGGCTGCCGCTCGACCCGCAGCGCTACGGACGCACCTTCGGCGGCGAGTTCGATCTGCCGGAGGTCGCGGCCGCCGCCGACCGCATGGTGCGCGCCCTCGGCAAGGCATCGGTGGCGCAGGAGAGCATCGGCGTCGAACACGATGACCGCTGCATCACCCTGCGATGGGCCGACGGCAAGACGGTCTCGGTCGCCAACCGCGAGTTGCGCTCAAGTTGCCGGTGCGCCCATTGCGTCAACGAGTACACCGGCGAGCGTACCGCCGACCCGGCGGCCATCGCGGCGGACATCCGGGCAAAGGAGGTGCGGACCGTCGGCAACTACGCCCTGTCGATCACTTGGAGCGACGGCCACAGCACCGGCTTGTTCCCCTACTCCACCATTGAGCGCCTGGCCGCGGCCGCCGTCGCATGA
- a CDS encoding LytTR family DNA-binding domain-containing protein has translation MEYADEGVTEAKPAMRFAYREFVTPPMLMLALGITMSMIVLYTFVGPFDTRNTLNWNGRLAYCVVIGVLGLLICYPAIVLTLFLARFQSNVRMMLALAVYSMVMAVPCGAIAYGVYGLFHGTPRPLAELPATYLICAVNILASTALVYWVLQLRMSGNQLPAGSESSWRRDTALGAPAPSPGRGAGATAQPAAPSVPVVTEHPPRHVPHEGGTHETLSKTASATEPEVPTGPAVPTEPAGPAEPTEPAEPPPAGFLDRLPAHLGRDVVYLKVSGHYLEVVTTHGSGVILQRLMDAVRELGSRGMQIHRSYWVAHNHVRYVVRRDRRTLLHLTGDHEVPVSRTFLPEVRQRIKPQTARQRRGPGHPEQQASS, from the coding sequence GTGGAATACGCCGACGAAGGGGTGACTGAAGCGAAACCCGCGATGCGGTTCGCGTACCGTGAGTTTGTAACACCGCCCATGTTGATGCTGGCACTGGGCATCACCATGAGCATGATTGTCCTCTATACATTCGTTGGACCTTTCGACACCCGGAACACGCTGAATTGGAACGGCCGTCTTGCCTACTGCGTCGTGATCGGTGTTCTGGGTCTGCTTATCTGCTATCCGGCGATAGTGCTGACGCTGTTTCTTGCGCGGTTCCAATCGAACGTGCGGATGATGTTGGCGCTGGCCGTGTACAGCATGGTCATGGCGGTGCCCTGCGGAGCCATCGCCTACGGGGTGTACGGATTGTTCCACGGCACCCCGCGGCCGCTCGCTGAGCTGCCGGCGACCTACCTGATCTGCGCTGTGAACATCCTCGCCTCGACGGCGCTTGTGTACTGGGTCCTGCAGTTGCGCATGAGCGGGAATCAGTTGCCTGCCGGCAGCGAGTCCTCCTGGCGGCGGGACACGGCGTTGGGGGCGCCCGCGCCGTCGCCGGGTCGCGGCGCTGGCGCCACGGCGCAACCCGCGGCACCCTCGGTGCCGGTTGTCACAGAGCATCCGCCGCGGCACGTACCGCATGAAGGCGGTACCCACGAGACGCTGTCCAAGACGGCGTCTGCGACAGAGCCGGAAGTGCCGACAGGGCCGGCAGTGCCGACAGAGCCGGCAGGGCCGGCAGAGCCGACCGAGCCGGCAGAGCCGCCGCCTGCCGGTTTCCTGGACCGGCTTCCGGCGCACCTCGGCAGGGACGTGGTCTATCTCAAGGTTTCCGGCCATTACCTGGAGGTGGTTACTACGCACGGGTCCGGCGTTATCCTGCAGCGCCTCATGGATGCGGTCCGCGAACTCGGCAGCAGAGGCATGCAGATCCATCGCTCCTACTGGGTGGCGCACAACCACGTCAGATACGTCGTGCGCCGTGACCGCCGGACGCTGTTGCACCTGACCGGCGACCACGAAGTACCGGTGAGCCGTACGTTCCTTCCCGAAGTGCGGCAACGCATCAAGCCGCAAACGGCACGCCAACGTCGCGGCCCCGGCCACCCCGAGCAGCAGGCCAGCTCGTAG